A section of the Telopea speciosissima isolate NSW1024214 ecotype Mountain lineage chromosome 3, Tspe_v1, whole genome shotgun sequence genome encodes:
- the LOC122654366 gene encoding midasin-like, with the protein MTIDGSFSLQYALDRFLARCPNLRCIPGLQSLSQKGDSLTEEEVVNSLAELFMHPNYTVPMMGCFRPIARKIVDRAVALLRLVQSLKLDSKDKVIVIGENGHTSETGNSDVEDDVNVIALYVRSGRGLKLHELASLAFCRAVELAPFLLGSVLNYFKFAPPPFQRLLVTDSTSQIIEKVFS; encoded by the exons ATGACGATTGACGGGAGTTTTAGTCTGCAATACGCATTGGATAGATTCCTTGCTCGTTGTCCTAACCTTCGATGCATTCCCGGATTGCAGTCTCTCTCGCAGAAG GGAGACAGCTTGACGGAAGAAGAAGTTGTGAACTCACTAGCCGAGCTGTTTATGCATCCAAATTATACAGTCCCTATGATGGGCTGTTTCCGTCCTATCGCTCGAAAGATTGTGGACAGAGCAGTGGCTTTACTTCGACTAGTTCAGAGCTTGAAATTGGATTCTAAAGATAAAGTCATAGTGATTGGGGAGAATGGACATACCAGTGAAACAGGAAACAGTGATGTTGAGGATGACGTTAATGTTATTGCTTTATATGTTAGGAGCGGAAGGGGTTTGAAGCTTCatgaacttgcctctttggcATTCTGTCGAGCCGTTGAGTTGGCACCTTTTCTGTTGGG GTCTGTGTtaaattatttcaaatttgCTCCACCTCCTTTCCAACGTCTTTTAGTAACTGATTCAACCTCACAGATCATAGAGAAGGTATTCTCCTAA